The nucleotide sequence TCCCAGTTCGCCGGCGCCAGGTCGATGATGATGCCGTCGCCGGCGCGGATGGTCGCACCGCCGACTTCGATGTCCTCGATCGCGACCCGGCGCTGACCGTTCTGGATGATCGACAGGTAGCGCATGAGTTCCTCGACCGCGTTGGCGACGAACTTCGGGTCGTCCGAATCCCGCAGCAGCGCCGCCTGTTCGGGGTGCTCGAGCAGAGCCAGGATCCCGATGCCGATCATGTTCGCCGTGGTCTCGTGGCCGGCGATCAGGAGACCGGTGCCGAGCTGCGCGGCCTCCTTGACGCTGATCTCGCCGGCGGTGACCCGCTCGGCGAGGTCGGACACGGCGTCCTCCGCCGGATGCGCCTGCTTCTCCTCGACCAGGTTGATGAGGTACTGGTGCAGGCTCATCGCGCCCTTCTGCATGGCGTCCGCGGCGGCGAACCGCGCGAGCCCCGCGTTGGCGTGCTCCTGGAAGAACTCGTGGTCGGCGTAGGGCACGCCGAGCATGTCGCTGATGACGCGGGTGGGCACCGGCAGGGCCAGCCGGGCCACCAGGTCGGCGGGCTGCGGGCCGGCGAGGATCTCGTCGATGCAGGCGTCGGTCACCTCCTGGATCACCGGGCGCAGCGCCTCGACGCGGCGGAAGGTGAACGGCTTGCTCAGCATGCGGCGGAAGCGGGTGTGCTCCTCGGCGTCGGCGGTGAAGACCGACCGCGGCCGCTTGTCCACCGTGGAGAGCATGTGTTCGTTCCAGTGCGGGAAGCCCGAGCGGCGGTCGTCGACGCTGACCCGGGAGTCGGCGAACAGCGCGCGGGCCACCTCGTGGCCGGTCACCAGCCACGGCGTGCTGCCGTTCCAGATCCGCACGCGCGACAGCGGCGCGGTCTGGTTCATCTCGAGCATCTGCGCCGGCGGCGCGAATGGGCATCCCGCCGAGCGCTCCATCGGGTAGTCCGGGGTCGCGGCCACCGCCGCGTCGATCAGGTCGGTCATCCGTGCTCCTCGATGTGGATCGCCAGGGCCGGGCAGGCGGCCGCGGCCTTGCGGGTCTCGTCGGCGTACTCGGGCCCGGGCTCGGGCATCAGCAGCTCCACCACGCCGTCGTCGTCGCGCTGATCGAACACGTCCATCGCGTTGAGGACGCACTGCCCGGACGACACGCACCGGTCCTGGTCGACGGTCACCCTCATCGGGGCTCCTCGCTGACCGGGGCCTGCCAGAGGCCGACCATGGCGTCGATGAGACCCGACGCGGCGGCACTCCAGGTCAGGCGCGGCACGGGGGCACCCTTCGCCAGGCCGCGTTCCCGATCGGCGCAGCTGTGCATCAACAGGTTGCGCCCCATGACATTTCGCTCGGCGCGGACGTCGGCGGGCAGCTCGGGCAGGCACGTGCTGATGCCGCTGATCACCTCGACCAGCGACGGCGAGGACAGCGCGTCGCGCACGATCATGCCGTGGTATGCGGGATCGGTCATCACCTGCGCGGCGAAGCGGGCGTACCAGGTCGGGTTGCCGAGCTGCTCGAGGTGGTCGGTCAGCGGACGGACCAGGCAGGCGACCCAGGCGCGCATGTCGGGCGCCGGACCGAGCTGTGCCACCATCTGCTCGCGCAGGTGCTCGATGGGCCCGCGGTGCTTGTGCTCGATCGCGCGGACCAGGTCGACCTTCGTACCGAAGTGGTAGCCCACCGCGGCGTTGTTGCCCTGTCCCGCAGCCTCGCTGACCTGGCGATTGGAGACCGCGAAGACGCCGTGCTCGGCGTAGAGCCGCTCGGCGGCTGCGAGGATCGCCTCTCGCGTGGTGCTGGCGCGATCCGCTCGCGGTGCCTTGACCTTCGCCGTCCCGACTGTGTCGACCGTCACGCTCATAGTCAACGCCGCGTTCCCCTTTAAGTCAAGCGATTGATTTAACCAATGGTCGTCCAACGGGCGGGGCGCCGCCACGGCGCGTCAGTCGCGCCTCTCGCCGCGCGGTGGGCGGACGATCACCTTGCCGGCCACGGTGCCGCCGTCGACGGGCAGCACGGTGCCGGTGACGTAGCGCGACCGGTCCGTGCCGAAGTACAGCGCCGCCTCGGCGACGTCGTTCGCGGTGCCCTCACGCTTGAGCGGACGGTCGTCGCGCATCTGCGCACGGATCCTTGCCTCGAACCTCTCGAGCCGCTCGCGGTCCTCCTCGGTCGCCGACGACCGCAGGATGGGCGTCGGGATGTTGCCCGGCGCAATGCAATTCACCCGAATCTCGTAGTGCGCCAGCTCGATGGCCGCCGACTTGGTGAACTGGATGATCGCCGCCTTCGAGGCACGGTAGGTGGCGACGCCGCCGCCGGCGAGAATGCCGCCGATCGAGGCCATGTTGATGATCGAGCCGCCGCCGTGGTCGGCCATGTACCGTCCGGCGTCGCGCGTGCCCGCCATGACGCCGAGCAGGTTCACCCGCATGACGCTGTCGAATTCGGCGAAGTCCTCGTCGAACAGCCCCTTCTTCAGCGGACTCGACCGGCCCGCATTGTTGACCATCACGTCCAGCCCGCCGAAGCGGTCGACGGCGACGTCGACGAGGTTCGCCACCTGCGCCTGTTCACCGACGTCCGCCCGGTGGAACACCGCCGCGTCACCCAGGTCCTCGGCCAGGGCCTCGCCGAGTTCGGTCTGCACGTCTGCGAGCACCACCCACGCGCCCTCGGCCACGAAGCGCTCGGCGATGCCGCGGCCGATGCCCGACGCGGCACCCGTGACGACGGCGACCTTGCCCTCGAGTTCTCCGGCCATCTCAGCATCCCTCCAGGAAGTCCAGCAGCAGGTCGTTGACGACGTCGGGACGCTCGATCTGCGGGCAGTGGCCCGCGTCGTCCACCACCGCCGACCGCGCGCCGGCGATGCGTCCGGCGACGTCGGCGGCCCATCCGGTCGGCAGTAGCTTGTCGCCGCCACCCTCGAGGACGAGGGTCGGCACCGCGATGCGGTCGTAGGCGCGTGCGGTCGACGGCGTCGCCGGCGCGGGGGCGCCCGGCCGGCGGAACCGCGCGGCGGCGATCGCCTCCCACGCCCCGGGTTGGGTGGCGGACACCTGCCGGCGCAGGACGTACTCGTCGTCGGCCGGCCAGGCCGGGTCGACGAACAGTGCGGTGACGATGCGCCGCATCGCGTCGAGGGTCGCGTCGTAGTCGTACAGCGCGGCGCTGTGTTCGTTGCGCCGGATCTCGCCGCCGCCGCAGATCAGCGCGAGGCTGCGCACCGGGAGCACCGGCGCCTCCGACGTCGTGTCGGTGAGCAGGTTGATGGCGCCCATCGAGTTGCCGACGAAGTGCGCCGAGGACACCCCGAGCACCTCGCAGAACCGGGCGACGTGCCGGATGCGCGAACCCCGACCGTCGACGAAGTCGACCACCTTGGCGCTCAGGCCGTAGCCGAGCATGTCCGGGGCCAGGACGCGGTGACGCGCGGCCAGCGCGCCCACGGTGTGCTCCCAGCCGAGGTCCGCACTGGCACCGAATTCGCCGCCGTGCAGCAGCACCACCGGATCGCCCGTGCCGGCCTCGAGATAGCCGGTGACCAGTCCGTCGACGATGACGGATTTGCGCTGCACCTCCACGCCGGTCAGGCCGCCCGCGCCGCGCCGGCCACCAGCTGCATGGCCAGCACGTCGAGTTGACCGCTGACGGTGTCGTCGACCAGATCGCCGCGCTCGTCCCAGATCTGGTCGGCGGAGTTGATGGCGACGCCGAGCGGGGTGGGCCAGGCCCGCAGCGCGTGCCCGATGACGCGCAACTGCCCCAGCGTGCCGACGGCGGCCTGCCAGCCGTAGGCACAGCTGATGCAGCCCCACGGGGTGTTGTCCAGGTACACCCGCGCGTCCCCGCGCAGGTCCTCGATGTAGTCCAGTGCGTTCTTCACCAACCCAGAGATGCCGCCGTGGTAGCCCGGCGAGGCGACCACGACCGCGTCCGCGTCGCGCAGCGCGCCGACGAGTGCGGCGGCCTTGGCGGTGCGGGTCTCCTCGTGCGGGTTGTACATCGGCAGGTCGATGTCGTCGCCGCAGAACAGCGCCGTGCGGCCGCCGCGGCTCTCGACGGCCGAGAGGCATTGGCGCAGCGCGCGTTCGGTGGACGAGTTCGAACGCAGCGTGCCGCCGATGCCGACGATGAAGGGTTGTCCGGGCACGGTCGGTCCTTACTTGATCGCGATGGGGTTCAGGGGGGAGCCGACGCCACCGGTGACGCGTAGCGGTGGTGCCACGAGCTGGAACTCGTAGCTGCCGTCGGCGGCGCAGTCCTGCGCCAGGGCGGTGAGGTCCCAGTACTCGCCGAACATCATGCCCATGTCGCGCAGACACAGCATGTGCAGCGGAAGAATGGTGCCGTCGACGCCGGACGCCGGGTTCTCGACCATGAGGTTGTCCGCGGCGACGGCCGCCACCTGGTGGTCGTGCAGCCAGGAGGCGCACGTCCAGTCGAGACCGGCTCCCGGTTCGGTGCCGTCCCCGTGGTCGAGGAACCGGGCCCACCATCCGGTGCGCACCAGCACGATGTCGCCGGGCTCGACGGTCACCCCCTGGGCCCGCGCGGCGGCGTCGAGTTCGGCGGGCGTGATGGGATCGCCGACGTCGGCGCAGAACGTGTCGACGCCGCGGAGCGCCACGAGGTCGAGGAGCACCCCGCGCGAGGTGATGCCCTTGACGTCGACCTTGTCGATGCCGAGATGGAAGGCGCCCAGACTCGACACCGACGACGCGGGAAACCCGTTGTACAGCTGATCCTCGTAGTAGACGTGCGACAGGGCGTCCCACTGCGTGGCGGCCTGCAGCGGCATGATGATCATGTCGTCGTTGAAGCGCATGGGTCCGGCCTCGGAGTAGCCGGCCAGCTGCACGGCGCTCGGGTTCCGCAGCCATGACGGTCCGTACTGCCGCAACGCCTTCTCGTCCCCGCCGTCGATGGTCATGACGTGAACGGGGTTCTG is from Mycolicibacterium grossiae and encodes:
- a CDS encoding cytochrome P450, with protein sequence MTDLIDAAVAATPDYPMERSAGCPFAPPAQMLEMNQTAPLSRVRIWNGSTPWLVTGHEVARALFADSRVSVDDRRSGFPHWNEHMLSTVDKRPRSVFTADAEEHTRFRRMLSKPFTFRRVEALRPVIQEVTDACIDEILAGPQPADLVARLALPVPTRVISDMLGVPYADHEFFQEHANAGLARFAAADAMQKGAMSLHQYLINLVEEKQAHPAEDAVSDLAERVTAGEISVKEAAQLGTGLLIAGHETTANMIGIGILALLEHPEQAALLRDSDDPKFVANAVEELMRYLSIIQNGQRRVAIEDIEVGGATIRAGDGIIIDLAPANWDPATYPAPDRLDLTRDAGQQLGFGYGRHQCVGQQLARAELQIVFHTLLRRIPTMALAIPFDDVPFKHDRLAYGVYELPVTW
- a CDS encoding ferredoxin produces the protein MRVTVDQDRCVSSGQCVLNAMDVFDQRDDDGVVELLMPEPGPEYADETRKAAAACPALAIHIEEHG
- a CDS encoding TetR/AcrR family transcriptional regulator, whose amino-acid sequence is MSVTVDTVGTAKVKAPRADRASTTREAILAAAERLYAEHGVFAVSNRQVSEAAGQGNNAAVGYHFGTKVDLVRAIEHKHRGPIEHLREQMVAQLGPAPDMRAWVACLVRPLTDHLEQLGNPTWYARFAAQVMTDPAYHGMIVRDALSSPSLVEVISGISTCLPELPADVRAERNVMGRNLLMHSCADRERGLAKGAPVPRLTWSAAASGLIDAMVGLWQAPVSEEPR
- a CDS encoding SDR family NAD(P)-dependent oxidoreductase; this translates as MAGELEGKVAVVTGAASGIGRGIAERFVAEGAWVVLADVQTELGEALAEDLGDAAVFHRADVGEQAQVANLVDVAVDRFGGLDVMVNNAGRSSPLKKGLFDEDFAEFDSVMRVNLLGVMAGTRDAGRYMADHGGGSIINMASIGGILAGGGVATYRASKAAIIQFTKSAAIELAHYEIRVNCIAPGNIPTPILRSSATEEDRERLERFEARIRAQMRDDRPLKREGTANDVAEAALYFGTDRSRYVTGTVLPVDGGTVAGKVIVRPPRGERRD
- a CDS encoding alpha/beta fold hydrolase, whose product is MEVQRKSVIVDGLVTGYLEAGTGDPVVLLHGGEFGASADLGWEHTVGALAARHRVLAPDMLGYGLSAKVVDFVDGRGSRIRHVARFCEVLGVSSAHFVGNSMGAINLLTDTTSEAPVLPVRSLALICGGGEIRRNEHSAALYDYDATLDAMRRIVTALFVDPAWPADDEYVLRRQVSATQPGAWEAIAAARFRRPGAPAPATPSTARAYDRIAVPTLVLEGGGDKLLPTGWAADVAGRIAGARSAVVDDAGHCPQIERPDVVNDLLLDFLEGC
- a CDS encoding NADPH-dependent FMN reductase, whose product is MPGQPFIVGIGGTLRSNSSTERALRQCLSAVESRGGRTALFCGDDIDLPMYNPHEETRTAKAAALVGALRDADAVVVASPGYHGGISGLVKNALDYIEDLRGDARVYLDNTPWGCISCAYGWQAAVGTLGQLRVIGHALRAWPTPLGVAINSADQIWDERGDLVDDTVSGQLDVLAMQLVAGAARAA
- a CDS encoding cyclase family protein — its product is MATWTDFQRVAADVRNWGRWGDDDELGTLNLITPEKVAQAASLVTHGKVFPLGVDFGSSGPQGAFHYRQNPVHVMTIDGGDEKALRQYGPSWLRNPSAVQLAGYSEAGPMRFNDDMIIMPLQAATQWDALSHVYYEDQLYNGFPASSVSSLGAFHLGIDKVDVKGITSRGVLLDLVALRGVDTFCADVGDPITPAELDAAARAQGVTVEPGDIVLVRTGWWARFLDHGDGTEPGAGLDWTCASWLHDHQVAAVAADNLMVENPASGVDGTILPLHMLCLRDMGMMFGEYWDLTALAQDCAADGSYEFQLVAPPLRVTGGVGSPLNPIAIK